The Brasilonema sennae CENA114 genome includes a region encoding these proteins:
- a CDS encoding 3-isopropylmalate dehydratase large subunit, with product MTLVEKLLAKASGNSYVQPGEVVFAQVDLALSHDAVAAPVAKTFYKHYGEGAKLWDSQRVVLVADHFIQVNDIRPDNKAHLMYEQMVQFAHDQACHLFDIVSPGEAAGICHVLLPEKGFVRPGMIIAGTDSHTCTYGALGAFSTGVGTTDMANIYAMGDMWIRVPQTLVFELSGTLPPQISAKDIILFILGQIGCAGATSKVMEFRGSILAQLPFDERLTLANMAIECGAMCGLIVPDDTTRNYVRSRSSQGFEEILADPDAEYERVYQFDLSDLEPQVARPPKPDQVVPISQLEEIPITKAFIGSCTGGKLYDLAQAAEVLQGRQIADKVNLFIVPASVEIREKAEALGYLEIFEQAGAQILKSGCGACINSGLGVLDKEETGVYATNRNFKGRSGDPTGKNYLASPRTVAISAVLGKISHNLD from the coding sequence ATGACTTTAGTCGAAAAACTCTTGGCTAAAGCCTCTGGTAATTCCTACGTCCAGCCAGGAGAAGTGGTTTTTGCCCAGGTTGATTTAGCCTTATCCCACGATGCTGTCGCTGCGCCTGTAGCCAAGACATTTTATAAACACTATGGAGAAGGGGCAAAGTTGTGGGATTCTCAAAGGGTGGTTTTGGTAGCAGATCACTTTATTCAAGTTAATGACATCCGTCCTGATAACAAAGCCCATCTCATGTATGAACAGATGGTTCAGTTTGCCCACGACCAAGCATGCCATTTATTTGATATAGTTTCTCCAGGCGAAGCAGCAGGCATCTGCCACGTTCTACTACCAGAAAAAGGATTTGTCCGACCAGGAATGATAATTGCTGGTACAGATTCTCATACCTGTACATATGGGGCATTGGGAGCCTTTTCCACGGGTGTAGGCACGACGGATATGGCGAATATTTATGCTATGGGTGATATGTGGATTCGTGTTCCGCAAACCCTAGTATTCGAGTTGTCTGGAACCCTACCTCCCCAAATCAGCGCTAAAGATATTATCCTGTTTATTCTGGGGCAAATCGGCTGTGCTGGCGCTACCAGTAAGGTCATGGAGTTTAGAGGGTCAATTCTTGCACAACTACCCTTTGATGAACGGTTAACTCTAGCCAATATGGCCATTGAGTGTGGTGCTATGTGTGGCTTGATTGTTCCTGATGACACGACTCGGAACTATGTGAGAAGCCGATCTTCACAAGGATTTGAAGAAATTCTTGCCGATCCAGATGCTGAGTACGAAAGAGTGTATCAATTTGACCTCAGTGATTTAGAACCGCAAGTCGCCCGCCCCCCGAAACCCGATCAGGTAGTCCCGATTAGTCAGTTAGAGGAGATTCCGATTACCAAAGCTTTTATTGGCTCTTGTACGGGGGGCAAACTCTACGATTTGGCTCAGGCTGCGGAAGTTTTGCAGGGTCGTCAAATAGCAGACAAAGTCAACTTGTTTATTGTACCTGCTTCCGTGGAGATTCGTGAAAAAGCTGAAGCATTAGGCTATCTTGAGATTTTTGAACAAGCAGGCGCACAGATTCTCAAGTCAGGTTGTGGGGCTTGTATCAATTCTGGACTTGGGGTTTTGGACAAAGAAGAAACAGGAGTTTATGCAACCAATCGCAATTTTAAAGGACGCAGTGGCGATCCAACAGGCAAAAACTATTTGGCCTCCCCGAGAACGGTGGCGATCTCTGCTGTTCTCGGCAAAATCAGTCACAATCTTGATTAA